The following proteins are co-located in the Spirosoma montaniterrae genome:
- a CDS encoding T9SS type A sorting domain-containing protein, which translates to MLLALFHPVRWQIRLFIATVICLTGCLVHTSYAQVPPVITLSASSATVCAGSNTVLTASGCPTTAALRWSTNQTTNPVTVTPTQATIFSATCTVTTTSVVTTTAISTSAVNATAVSTTYVSSTTALVSNSASGSASISIQTTPGLSLSVTATPAVCNGTSDGRIAVAVVGGTAPFQYQFNSQPFQSENTLSGLRAGAYTVVARDLRGCTATANVTVTQPVPLSLTATPTSSRCAGGDDGTIVAVASGGNGGPFRYSLNFQTTPQPTGLFTNLKANTLYTVVAADQRDCIVAREVTIPQPNSYTISLTAQPAKCAGSADGTVAISVRGGTGNLIYRIGNGPFQSGTLFTGLAANTYEVTVQDANGCQGRESIAVGQPTPLRLTATSTPINCFGLTSGTASVTASGGTGAVTYRLTTAPASQTSTVFTGLGTGEYTIVGTDANGCTTPVSVTVGRADVLRVQAAMTPATCCVCPTGAVRLSSTGGSGATRQYQIIGQPYQANAQFAGLRPNAYQLRVADEVGCTDTVTVRVTDASAMTLTTGTIKNVLCAGGSDGEAAVQVAGGTRPFTFFWQTERKDTLQTRTATQTNLPEGTYTVSVLDSNRCTTSTVFVTLRSQFPVPTKPTVQLSGGALLVDQTVGIQWYVQQGTNPARPVPNATRPVLTPFESGQYYVVITANGCSSPPSDRVNFVLTATPEPVADFTVRVAPNPVSGGQLRVELEQAQRSAVSLNLLDASGRVIWQQQVPAFTGKKQATWPLTGISTGTYLLKADADSRRAVLRVVVE; encoded by the coding sequence ATGCTACTCGCTCTATTCCATCCCGTTCGTTGGCAGATTCGTCTATTCATAGCCACAGTTATATGCCTGACTGGCTGTTTGGTTCATACCAGTTATGCACAAGTGCCGCCAGTCATTACACTATCGGCCAGTTCGGCAACGGTTTGTGCCGGTTCCAATACGGTTCTTACGGCATCGGGCTGCCCAACAACGGCGGCTCTCCGATGGTCGACCAATCAAACCACAAACCCTGTTACGGTAACTCCAACGCAGGCAACGATTTTTTCTGCCACCTGTACCGTTACCACTACCTCGGTAGTGACAACCACGGCCATCAGCACCTCGGCAGTAAATGCGACGGCGGTCAGCACGACCTACGTTTCGAGCACAACGGCATTGGTCTCCAATTCTGCATCAGGATCGGCGTCCATCTCAATTCAGACAACTCCCGGCCTGAGCTTGTCAGTTACCGCGACACCCGCCGTATGTAATGGCACCAGCGACGGACGTATAGCCGTGGCCGTAGTGGGTGGTACGGCCCCTTTTCAGTACCAGTTTAATAGCCAGCCTTTTCAGAGCGAGAACACGCTGAGCGGGCTGAGGGCGGGTGCCTACACGGTTGTGGCCAGAGATTTGCGCGGGTGTACGGCAACGGCCAACGTCACGGTCACGCAGCCGGTGCCGTTGTCGCTGACGGCAACGCCAACCAGTTCACGCTGCGCCGGTGGCGACGATGGCACTATCGTCGCCGTGGCATCGGGTGGTAACGGCGGGCCGTTTCGGTACTCGTTAAATTTTCAAACAACCCCGCAGCCAACCGGCCTTTTTACTAATCTGAAAGCCAATACCCTTTACACCGTTGTAGCCGCCGACCAGCGCGACTGTATCGTGGCGCGGGAAGTAACTATTCCACAGCCCAATTCATATACCATTAGCCTGACGGCGCAACCGGCCAAATGTGCTGGCTCGGCAGACGGAACAGTGGCTATATCGGTGCGGGGCGGCACGGGTAATCTAATCTATCGAATCGGTAATGGCCCATTCCAGTCGGGAACGCTCTTTACCGGTTTAGCCGCCAATACCTATGAAGTGACCGTGCAGGATGCCAACGGCTGTCAGGGCCGAGAATCTATTGCGGTAGGCCAGCCAACTCCCCTGCGACTGACTGCAACGTCGACGCCTATCAACTGCTTTGGCCTGACCAGCGGAACGGCCAGCGTTACGGCATCGGGCGGCACCGGGGCCGTCACATACCGGCTTACAACGGCCCCTGCCTCGCAGACGAGTACCGTATTTACGGGCCTGGGAACGGGCGAATATACCATCGTCGGAACCGATGCCAATGGCTGCACCACACCCGTATCCGTAACGGTGGGCCGGGCCGACGTGCTCAGAGTACAGGCGGCTATGACGCCCGCTACCTGCTGCGTTTGTCCAACGGGAGCAGTCCGTCTGAGCAGCACGGGCGGCAGTGGTGCCACGCGCCAGTACCAGATTATCGGGCAACCGTATCAGGCCAATGCACAGTTTGCCGGGCTGCGACCTAATGCCTACCAACTGCGCGTAGCCGATGAAGTTGGCTGTACCGACACCGTAACCGTTCGCGTAACCGATGCGTCGGCAATGACACTCACCACCGGAACGATTAAGAATGTACTCTGCGCGGGCGGCTCCGATGGCGAAGCTGCCGTTCAGGTAGCGGGTGGCACCCGACCGTTTACGTTTTTCTGGCAGACCGAACGCAAGGATACACTCCAAACCCGAACGGCCACGCAGACAAACCTGCCTGAAGGCACCTACACGGTAAGTGTACTCGACAGCAACCGCTGCACGACCAGCACCGTATTTGTTACGCTACGGTCGCAGTTTCCGGTGCCAACAAAACCAACTGTCCAACTCTCAGGCGGGGCACTGTTAGTCGATCAAACCGTTGGTATTCAGTGGTACGTGCAGCAGGGAACGAACCCGGCCCGGCCAGTACCCAATGCCACCCGCCCCGTGCTGACGCCCTTTGAAAGCGGGCAGTATTACGTAGTGATTACGGCCAACGGCTGTTCGTCGCCCCCATCTGACCGGGTAAACTTCGTGCTTACGGCCACCCCCGAACCCGTTGCCGATTTTACGGTTCGCGTTGCGCCAAACCCGGTTTCGGGCGGCCAACTACGCGTTGAACTCGAACAGGCCCAACGGTCGGCGGTATCGCTAAATCTGCTCGATGCATCAGGACGGGTTATATGGCAACAGCAAGTACCCGCCTTTACAGGCAAAAAGCAGGCTACGTGGCCGCTGACGGGCATTTCGACCGGCACGTATTTGCTGAAGGCCGACGCCGATTCGCGCCGGGCGGTGTTGCGTGTGGTAGTCGAGTAG
- a CDS encoding DUF11 domain-containing protein, which translates to MRLLYSLCAVLFTASSLFAQSYPSTFGLQSNSPVCNGQTFRINVQYSVPPSGTAISFRWSGPNSFTSNSNATLQVPASATTAGVYSVTMSFSGPVSGTGTATASTTVSLGTPKPEGYVTSFNQGNRSWSPNYQLCGPGSFSLVAYPDAAWSTNAATYTWTGPNGFSSTEQNPVVAQGTAGLYIVEATYPDGCGTAKDTVTVSNYSPTIFVDTYRIDGNASTFTPSFCPGSSADIRGYISTPTNTTVAYAWSGPNGFTSAAQSFTLTNLTPAMAGAYSVTATLTGACSGTASASRTISVSQPTLTINSTTVEATPYFTSTFCPGGTFRLAASVSANATATYQWSGPNGFASTAQSTTFTNLTSAMTGVYSVTATLTSACSGVLSATQAITIGNPTAYAYSGEANGSGGGTISTFCPGSSFRVVALGGAAYRWSGPNGFTSTAQSTTLTNATASMSGIYSATITFPGGCTGVATTTVTIGPPGLWVRSFTVDNTPVSTGGFCAGSAFQLTVSTLQTGFTPTYQWSGPNGFTGSGQSVTVTNAPAAMGIFYSVTATYTGNCAGTAVEQIYIFTGHRTPVISASNRFTSPNQAVTLQATGCFPGFEQVVWSTGAIGDVLVVSPAQSTTYSAVCRLIGNSCSGNPSNVVSITVSQQPAVDLSLSMQVSNRVPAISQPVTVTLTVSNQSGNSADNVQWQLRLPSSLTIVSTGADVQLSDGSLISVPTVVPAFGAVVYVFSVKPGTEAIYRLATQIIRCDNPDPSSTPNFGTNSGQKYVAWADFRTTATSGPVFVSPEPNPATMPTVQSNEPTIVLDRSELALMLTPSTLTPALNSEFTVWVSVRQRSVMARNSARIRCQLPDGLVFVSSTDFSATGSELTTDTRALAFPHQTTVFMFRVRAVSTEPATIKAEVLSSSLIDPASTPNNGFDTGEKDTAQVSLRVY; encoded by the coding sequence ATGCGCCTGCTTTACTCCCTGTGCGCCGTGCTGTTCACGGCCTCCTCTCTTTTTGCTCAATCATACCCATCAACGTTTGGCCTGCAAAGCAACAGTCCGGTTTGCAACGGGCAGACGTTTAGAATTAACGTTCAGTATTCAGTGCCACCGAGCGGTACGGCTATCTCGTTTCGCTGGTCGGGGCCAAACAGTTTCACGAGCAACTCAAACGCCACCCTGCAAGTACCCGCGTCGGCCACTACAGCAGGCGTTTATTCGGTAACGATGTCGTTTAGTGGCCCGGTGAGCGGCACTGGCACGGCTACGGCTTCAACAACCGTGAGCTTAGGAACGCCCAAACCGGAAGGTTACGTAACCTCCTTTAACCAGGGCAATCGAAGTTGGTCGCCCAACTATCAGCTTTGCGGCCCCGGCAGTTTTTCATTAGTGGCTTACCCCGATGCTGCGTGGAGTACCAACGCGGCTACCTACACCTGGACTGGTCCAAACGGGTTTAGCAGCACCGAACAAAATCCGGTTGTAGCACAAGGTACGGCGGGGTTATACATTGTAGAAGCCACCTATCCAGACGGTTGCGGTACGGCTAAGGATACCGTAACTGTCTCCAACTATAGTCCAACTATTTTTGTAGATACGTATCGTATAGACGGAAACGCGTCTACATTCACTCCATCGTTTTGCCCCGGCTCGTCGGCAGACATTCGGGGATATATCTCGACGCCTACCAACACAACGGTCGCTTATGCGTGGAGCGGGCCAAACGGATTCACCAGTGCAGCCCAAAGCTTCACCCTGACCAATCTGACCCCGGCAATGGCTGGCGCATATAGCGTGACGGCTACCCTGACCGGTGCGTGTTCGGGAACGGCATCGGCCTCGCGGACTATTTCGGTCTCTCAGCCAACACTAACCATCAACAGTACGACCGTAGAAGCCACTCCTTACTTTACGAGTACATTCTGTCCCGGCGGCACCTTCCGGCTGGCAGCGTCTGTTTCGGCCAATGCCACGGCCACGTACCAATGGAGTGGACCAAATGGGTTTGCCAGCACCGCTCAAAGCACTACATTCACTAACCTGACTTCGGCCATGACGGGTGTATATAGCGTAACGGCTACGCTAACCAGCGCGTGTTCGGGTGTATTATCTGCCACGCAGGCCATTACCATCGGCAACCCAACGGCGTACGCCTATAGTGGCGAAGCTAACGGTAGCGGAGGAGGTACAATAAGTACGTTCTGTCCCGGCTCGTCGTTTCGGGTAGTAGCACTTGGTGGAGCGGCTTATCGGTGGAGTGGACCAAACGGCTTCACCAGCACAGCCCAAAGTACAACGCTGACGAATGCTACAGCAAGCATGTCGGGTATTTACAGCGCAACCATCACGTTTCCCGGCGGTTGCACGGGCGTGGCAACGACCACCGTTACCATTGGCCCACCGGGGCTATGGGTTCGTTCATTTACTGTTGATAACACGCCTGTTTCGACGGGTGGGTTTTGTGCAGGCAGTGCGTTTCAATTAACGGTTTCGACCCTTCAAACTGGTTTTACGCCAACCTATCAATGGAGCGGTCCCAACGGATTTACCGGCAGTGGACAGAGCGTAACGGTAACGAATGCTCCTGCGGCTATGGGCATTTTTTACAGCGTGACGGCTACTTATACGGGCAATTGCGCTGGCACGGCAGTGGAGCAGATATACATCTTCACTGGTCATCGAACGCCCGTAATTTCAGCTTCCAATCGATTTACATCTCCCAATCAGGCCGTAACACTACAGGCAACGGGCTGCTTTCCCGGTTTCGAGCAGGTGGTGTGGTCAACAGGAGCTATAGGAGACGTGCTGGTTGTAAGTCCGGCACAAAGCACAACCTACAGCGCGGTTTGCCGACTGATTGGCAATAGCTGTAGCGGCAATCCATCCAATGTTGTTTCCATTACGGTGAGCCAGCAACCGGCGGTCGATCTGAGCCTGTCGATGCAGGTGAGCAACCGCGTTCCCGCTATCAGTCAGCCTGTTACGGTCACGCTGACAGTGTCAAATCAAAGCGGTAACAGTGCTGACAACGTTCAATGGCAACTCCGTTTACCTTCGTCACTCACCATTGTCTCGACCGGAGCCGATGTTCAGTTATCGGATGGTTCGCTCATCAGCGTACCCACGGTTGTTCCGGCGTTTGGAGCGGTAGTCTACGTTTTTTCGGTCAAACCCGGAACAGAGGCTATTTATCGGCTGGCGACACAGATCATCCGTTGCGACAATCCTGACCCCAGTTCAACGCCCAACTTTGGCACCAACAGTGGGCAGAAATACGTTGCCTGGGCCGATTTCCGCACAACGGCAACGTCAGGCCCTGTATTCGTCTCACCAGAGCCGAATCCGGCTACAATGCCGACAGTTCAATCGAACGAGCCAACTATTGTACTTGACAGAAGTGAGTTGGCACTCATGCTGACACCCAGCACGTTGACGCCTGCACTTAACAGTGAGTTTACAGTATGGGTTTCGGTCAGGCAGCGTAGCGTTATGGCCAGGAACAGTGCCCGTATCCGGTGTCAGCTCCCCGACGGACTGGTCTTCGTCAGCAGTACCGATTTCAGCGCAACGGGTAGTGAACTCACAACAGATACAAGAGCCCTGGCTTTCCCCCACCAAACCACTGTTTTTATGTTTCGGGTGCGGGCCGTGTCAACGGAACCGGCAACCATCAAAGCCGAAGTGCTGAGTTCATCCCTGATCGACCCGGCATCGACGCCCAACAATGGCTTCGATACCGGTGAGAAAGATACGGCTCAGGTTAGTTTGCGGGTGTACTAA
- a CDS encoding DUF2281 domain-containing protein: MTYVQLYQKYQTLPPDRQAEVADFVEFLTTRVSPPQATPKKTPVFGSARGQFVIRPDFDAHLEDFADYQ; the protein is encoded by the coding sequence ATGACCTACGTACAACTGTATCAGAAATATCAGACGTTGCCGCCCGATAGGCAGGCTGAAGTTGCTGATTTTGTCGAGTTTTTGACAACGCGGGTTTCGCCACCACAGGCAACTCCGAAGAAGACCCCGGTCTTTGGTAGTGCCAGAGGGCAGTTTGTGATACGCCCCGATTTTGATGCCCATTTAGAAGACTTCGCTGATTATCAGTAA
- a CDS encoding S9 family peptidase, translating into MNRYVCLPFLLLSVTALAQTASRPPLTVETIMQDPKRWVGTSPSNPFWSDDSQTLYFSWNPANAPGGPAKGDSLYKVTFARTGSGRRSVLTPSVPTKVGPAERRALPVASIVYNRTRTQRLFERQGDLFVIDVRSGQVRQLTNTVETESEPGFWENDRSVAFRRGANLFSINLQTGELAQLTDFRSGSKREAPKLSDQEKALKADQLRLSDVLRERKEKRDEAERITKADRPRRPKEIHTDDRTLVSPQISPDGRFVTYRLTKTPPSSKSTVVPNYVTESGYTENIPSRTKVGSPLAEQPFFVYDRQRDTVRQLIVADKYFFAAKDSTGKARTQTIKTDATKLLVNGPLWSEDGNIAVVVVRSFDNKDRWICRLHPDSLTLTLLDHQHDDAWIGGPGIGPTVSMGSMGFLADNQTLWFQSEADGYSHLYTVNAVTGERKQLTSGKFEVQQVTLSKDKTHFYLQTNEVHPGEQHAYRMAVTGGPRTQLTTMAGANDVTLSPDETRLAIRYSSSTQPWELYVVNNEKLKMKSGPSSGENAPVRLTQSQTDAFRAYPWRDPTLVTIPARDGQSIYARLYKPEKPNGKSVVFVHGAGYLQNAHKWWSQYFREYMFHNLLADKGFTVLDIDYRASAGYGRDWRTGIYRHMGGKDLDDHVDAARWLVKTQGVDAGRIGIYGGSYGGFMTLMAMFTQSDVFKAGAALRPVTDWAAYNHPYTANILNEPQTDTLAYRRSSPIFFADGLRGHLLICHGLVDVNVHAQDAIRLAQRLIELKKENWELALYPMEDHAFVEPTSWMDEYKRILKLFEERL; encoded by the coding sequence ATGAACCGCTACGTTTGTCTGCCCTTCCTGTTGCTATCGGTTACGGCCCTTGCCCAAACGGCTTCCCGCCCCCCGCTCACCGTCGAAACCATCATGCAGGACCCCAAACGGTGGGTTGGCACGTCGCCCTCCAACCCCTTCTGGTCCGACGATTCACAGACGCTGTATTTCTCCTGGAATCCGGCCAACGCGCCCGGTGGCCCGGCTAAAGGCGATTCGCTGTATAAAGTGACCTTCGCCCGCACGGGGTCGGGTCGGCGCAGTGTATTGACGCCCTCGGTTCCGACAAAAGTCGGTCCAGCCGAACGGCGGGCGTTGCCGGTGGCTTCGATAGTCTACAACCGCACCCGCACCCAACGGCTGTTTGAGCGGCAGGGCGATCTGTTCGTGATCGATGTGCGGTCGGGGCAGGTACGGCAACTAACAAATACGGTTGAGACCGAGAGCGAACCCGGTTTCTGGGAAAACGACCGCAGCGTGGCCTTCCGGCGTGGAGCCAATCTGTTCAGTATCAATCTGCAAACTGGCGAACTCGCTCAGTTGACCGACTTCCGTAGCGGCTCGAAACGAGAAGCCCCCAAACTGTCTGACCAGGAAAAAGCACTGAAAGCCGACCAACTCCGGCTGTCGGACGTGCTGCGCGAACGAAAAGAAAAACGCGACGAAGCCGAGCGAATCACCAAAGCCGACCGCCCCCGCCGACCTAAAGAAATTCACACCGACGACCGAACGCTGGTCAGTCCGCAGATTAGCCCCGATGGGCGTTTCGTAACGTATCGGCTCACGAAAACCCCGCCGTCGTCGAAATCAACTGTTGTACCAAACTACGTGACGGAGTCGGGCTACACCGAAAACATACCCAGTCGCACAAAGGTAGGGTCGCCCCTGGCCGAGCAGCCGTTTTTTGTTTACGACCGTCAGCGCGATACAGTACGCCAACTAATTGTGGCCGATAAATACTTCTTTGCCGCGAAAGACAGCACGGGTAAGGCCCGAACGCAGACCATTAAAACCGACGCGACCAAACTGCTCGTCAATGGCCCGCTCTGGTCAGAAGACGGCAACATCGCCGTGGTAGTGGTTCGGTCGTTCGATAACAAAGACCGCTGGATTTGCCGCCTGCACCCCGATAGCCTGACGCTAACGCTGCTCGATCATCAGCACGACGATGCCTGGATTGGTGGGCCGGGCATTGGCCCTACTGTAAGCATGGGCAGCATGGGCTTTCTGGCTGACAATCAAACGCTCTGGTTTCAGTCAGAAGCCGATGGTTACTCGCATCTGTATACCGTGAACGCAGTAACGGGCGAACGCAAGCAACTCACGAGCGGCAAGTTTGAGGTGCAGCAGGTGACGCTCTCGAAAGACAAAACCCATTTTTATCTGCAAACCAACGAGGTGCATCCGGGTGAGCAACACGCCTACCGAATGGCTGTAACGGGCGGGCCGCGCACCCAACTCACAACAATGGCCGGAGCCAACGACGTGACGCTCTCGCCCGACGAAACCCGGCTGGCAATTCGCTATTCAAGCAGTACGCAACCGTGGGAATTGTACGTAGTGAATAATGAAAAGTTAAAAATGAAAAGTGGGCCGTCGAGCGGTGAAAACGCACCCGTCCGGCTGACGCAGTCGCAGACGGACGCCTTTAGAGCCTATCCGTGGCGTGACCCTACGCTCGTGACCATTCCGGCCCGCGATGGGCAGTCGATTTATGCCCGGCTCTACAAACCCGAGAAGCCCAACGGGAAGTCGGTAGTTTTTGTACATGGAGCCGGTTATCTGCAAAACGCACACAAGTGGTGGAGCCAGTATTTTCGTGAATATATGTTTCATAACCTACTGGCCGACAAAGGTTTTACGGTATTGGATATTGATTACCGGGCCTCGGCGGGCTACGGGCGCGACTGGCGAACGGGCATCTATCGGCACATGGGCGGCAAAGACCTCGACGACCACGTCGATGCGGCCCGGTGGCTCGTAAAAACGCAGGGCGTCGATGCGGGGCGGATTGGTATCTACGGCGGTTCGTATGGCGGATTTATGACGCTGATGGCGATGTTTACCCAATCCGATGTGTTCAAGGCTGGGGCTGCGCTTCGGCCCGTTACTGACTGGGCGGCTTACAACCACCCCTATACCGCCAACATCCTGAACGAACCCCAGACCGATACACTGGCCTACCGACGTTCCTCGCCAATTTTCTTTGCAGATGGGCTGCGCGGCCATCTGCTCATCTGCCACGGCTTAGTCGACGTGAACGTTCACGCGCAGGATGCCATTCGGCTGGCGCAGCGGCTTATCGAACTCAAAAAAGAGAACTGGGAACTGGCTCTCTACCCGATGGAAGACCACGCCTTCGTGGAGCCCACCAGTTGGATGGACGAATACAAACGGATTCTGAAACTGTTTGAGGAGCGATTGTGA
- a CDS encoding nucleotidyltransferase domain-containing protein: MKTPTKPAINPAIEPIVREFKAALQDLYGDRLREVVLYGSYARGDYHDESDIDLMVVLNDERINTITEVFRLSDLTMNVILQYGKAISPLPVEARKYATSLMPVYQNARKEGFIL; the protein is encoded by the coding sequence ATGAAAACGCCCACAAAACCGGCTATCAACCCGGCTATTGAACCCATCGTGCGCGAGTTCAAAGCCGCCCTGCAAGACCTCTACGGCGACCGCCTGCGCGAGGTGGTGCTTTACGGCTCCTACGCCCGTGGCGATTACCACGACGAGTCGGACATTGATTTAATGGTGGTTTTGAATGATGAGCGTATTAATACGATTACAGAAGTATTTCGTTTGAGTGACTTGACGATGAACGTCATTTTACAGTATGGCAAAGCCATTTCACCTTTACCCGTTGAAGCCCGCAAATACGCTACTTCATTGATGCCTGTTTATCAAAATGCCCGGAAAGAAGGGTTTATTTTATGA
- a CDS encoding HEPN domain-containing protein gives MNDIIAKYLERAESALDAADVLLENDQNLALANRSYYAIFYCICALLLTERIVTKKHEGARVKFHELFVKTGRFSKDAGRMLERNFEARQSADYDMETEITKEQAQLLLHDARAFYQLTLDYFTQHPPVENQ, from the coding sequence ATGAATGATATAATTGCCAAATATTTGGAACGTGCAGAAAGTGCATTGGATGCCGCTGATGTATTGTTGGAAAACGATCAGAATCTGGCATTGGCAAATCGCTCCTATTACGCTATCTTCTATTGTATTTGCGCGCTGCTGCTGACCGAACGGATCGTAACGAAAAAGCATGAGGGCGCACGGGTGAAATTTCATGAGTTATTTGTAAAAACGGGTCGGTTCAGCAAAGACGCCGGGCGTATGCTGGAGCGTAATTTTGAAGCACGGCAGTCGGCTGATTATGACATGGAAACAGAAATAACGAAGGAACAAGCTCAACTTCTCCTTCACGATGCCCGCGCCTTTTACCAGTTAACGCTTGATTATTTTACTCAACATCCGCCCGTTGAAAACCAATAA
- a CDS encoding YciI family protein, with protein sequence MHYVIHAYDYTDADALDRRMTVRPAHLEYVRNLKDSGQFLLGGALLDSDGRMIGSMLVLDLDTDEQLQEYLKTDPYIVEGVWETIDVKPFRQATV encoded by the coding sequence ATGCACTACGTCATTCACGCTTACGATTATACCGACGCCGATGCGCTCGACCGGCGTATGACCGTTCGGCCCGCCCATCTCGAGTATGTTCGCAACCTGAAAGACAGTGGGCAGTTTTTACTCGGTGGTGCCCTGCTCGACTCTGACGGGCGCATGATCGGCTCGATGCTGGTTCTTGATCTGGATACTGATGAGCAACTACAGGAATACCTCAAAACCGACCCCTACATCGTGGAGGGTGTTTGGGAGACCATCGATGTGAAACCTTTCCGGCAAGCCACCGTCTGA
- the hxpB gene encoding hexitol phosphatase HxpB codes for MLKAAIFDMDGLLVDSEPHWRSVEREVFGSVGLTLTDEQCKQTTGMPIPAVVEYWYARFPWNDTQPGQTKADIGAAITAGAHQRIGERAEPMPGAIDLLNWFVGQGIATAIASASPMSLIEVVVDRMGIRNQLTLWHSATLEARNKPAPDVYLGTARQLSVRPDECVAFEDSGAGVTSAKGAGMLTVAVPADFERDDPKFAVADLILVSLHDFSAETLTLLENTSQKSAA; via the coding sequence ATGCTCAAAGCCGCAATTTTTGACATGGACGGCCTGCTGGTCGATTCGGAACCGCACTGGCGCAGTGTTGAACGAGAGGTGTTCGGTTCGGTGGGCCTGACGCTTACCGATGAGCAGTGCAAACAAACAACTGGTATGCCCATTCCGGCAGTAGTTGAGTATTGGTATGCCCGCTTCCCGTGGAACGACACGCAGCCGGGACAAACCAAAGCCGACATCGGCGCGGCCATTACGGCTGGGGCGCATCAGCGCATTGGCGAACGAGCCGAACCCATGCCGGGAGCCATCGACCTGCTCAACTGGTTTGTTGGGCAAGGTATCGCTACGGCCATTGCATCGGCGTCCCCTATGAGTTTGATTGAGGTCGTTGTTGACCGTATGGGCATTCGTAATCAGCTCACGCTGTGGCACTCGGCCACGCTCGAAGCCCGTAACAAACCCGCGCCCGACGTGTATCTGGGTACGGCCCGTCAGTTAAGCGTTCGGCCCGACGAGTGCGTTGCTTTTGAAGATTCTGGCGCGGGCGTAACATCGGCGAAGGGGGCTGGAATGCTGACGGTTGCTGTACCTGCTGATTTTGAACGCGATGACCCGAAGTTTGCTGTTGCTGATCTGATTTTGGTGTCACTACATGATTTTTCAGCCGAAACGTTGACGCTTCTGGAAAACACAAGTCAAAAGAGTGCGGCTTAA
- a CDS encoding PhzF family phenazine biosynthesis protein: MRIYQLDAFTDRLYTGNPAAVVPLTEWLSDEQMQQIAAENNLAETAFFVKTDSDTDYHIRWFTPTVEVDLCGHATLATGYVVFFLEDKPEKDAITFDSRSGPLKVCRSDDGWLTLDFPADVFQKANVQPPALLTSLTEKPVAVYKGKTDYMLVYESQAQIEALTPDFREMATVPARGVIVTAPGSAESGVDFVSRFFGPQSGIDEDPVTGSAHTTLIPYWAEQLGKTELTARQLSKRGGYLRCRLNNDRVDISGQVQLYLSGEIL, translated from the coding sequence ATGCGTATCTACCAACTTGATGCTTTCACCGACCGCTTGTACACAGGTAACCCGGCGGCTGTGGTGCCACTAACGGAGTGGCTGTCCGACGAGCAAATGCAGCAGATTGCGGCTGAAAACAATCTGGCTGAAACCGCTTTCTTTGTGAAGACTGACAGCGACACGGATTATCATATTCGCTGGTTCACGCCCACGGTTGAGGTTGACCTTTGCGGCCATGCCACGCTGGCGACGGGGTATGTCGTTTTTTTTCTGGAAGATAAACCCGAAAAAGACGCTATCACGTTCGATTCGCGCAGTGGCCCGCTGAAAGTATGCCGGTCTGACGATGGCTGGCTAACGCTCGATTTTCCCGCAGATGTTTTTCAGAAAGCGAATGTGCAGCCGCCCGCGCTCCTCACCAGCCTGACTGAAAAGCCGGTAGCGGTTTACAAAGGCAAGACAGATTATATGCTCGTCTACGAAAGTCAGGCCCAGATCGAAGCGTTGACGCCTGACTTTCGGGAAATGGCAACGGTGCCGGCGCGGGGCGTTATCGTTACAGCACCGGGCAGCGCAGAAAGTGGTGTCGATTTTGTGTCGCGGTTTTTCGGGCCACAATCAGGCATCGACGAAGACCCTGTAACCGGCTCGGCGCATACTACACTCATACCCTATTGGGCCGAACAACTTGGCAAAACTGAGCTAACTGCCCGCCAACTCTCGAAGCGGGGCGGCTACCTTCGCTGCAGACTCAACAACGACCGCGTCGATATTTCGGGGCAGGTGCAATTGTATTTGAGCGGAGAGATTCTGTAA
- a CDS encoding DoxX family protein produces the protein MNEFLNSLGRYRAYAPFLLRLAFGYQLYDAAGHTALHPTDGIPGYADWLRSLGFPLPILSATLSAYTEFLGAVLMIIGWKTRWAALFLAINFMLAIIVGHIAIADTYKNTFPSINLLAMSIFLLLNGPGKPSIDEGR, from the coding sequence ATGAACGAATTTCTGAATTCGCTGGGCCGCTATCGGGCCTACGCCCCGTTTTTGCTTCGGCTGGCGTTTGGTTATCAGCTCTACGATGCGGCTGGTCATACGGCACTGCACCCCACCGACGGCATACCGGGCTACGCCGACTGGCTAAGAAGTCTGGGGTTTCCGTTGCCAATACTCAGTGCCACGCTATCGGCCTACACCGAGTTTCTGGGGGCGGTTCTGATGATAATTGGCTGGAAAACCCGCTGGGCCGCGCTGTTTTTAGCAATCAATTTTATGCTGGCAATTATCGTGGGCCATATTGCCATTGCCGACACGTACAAGAACACCTTCCCGTCTATTAACCTGCTGGCGATGAGCATTTTTCTCCTGCTCAACGGCCCTGGTAAACCTTCGATAGATGAAGGCAGGTGA